A DNA window from Trichosurus vulpecula isolate mTriVul1 chromosome 2, mTriVul1.pri, whole genome shotgun sequence contains the following coding sequences:
- the ANAPC13 gene encoding anaphase-promoting complex subunit 13 has translation MDSEVQRDGRILDLIDDAWREDKLPYEDVAIPLNELPEPEQDNGGTTESVKEQEMKWTDLALQYLHENIPPAGN, from the exons ATGGACAGTGAGGTGCAGAGGGATGGAAGAATTCTGGATTTGATTGATGATGCTTGGAGAGAAGATAAGTTGCCCTATGAAGATGTTGCAATACCACTG AATGAACTTCCTGAGCCAGAACAAGACAATGGTGGCACAACAGAATCTGTCAAAGAACAAGAGATGAAGTGGACAGACTTAGCCTTACAATATCTACATGAGAACATTCCCCCAGCAGGAAACTAA